Part of the Mauremys reevesii isolate NIE-2019 linkage group 4, ASM1616193v1, whole genome shotgun sequence genome is shown below.
caaacctctcatcaccagccccaccccagagtcctcacagttttacattatttttaaaaaatatatatcggCTTATAAGGGAGGTGTGGGGGGCGGgattggacccgttctgggcaccaccaaaaattatacaaacatgCTGCCCCTGAGGACGTGCGTTTTAGAGGCAGGGAACTACCCCACCTCCAGTGgcagaggaggcagagagagaggtgggTGTGCCTCAGGCCCACATTCATTCCTGGCTTTCTCACCTGTTTCTTTAACTGGAAAGGATTTTGTCTTTCTGCTCTCAGTAGTGCAGGAGAGCCACACGCATGCATGTTTGCTTCACCCAGCATCTTTCAGTCCAGAATTGGCCTGGCCTCACAACCTCTGAGCTGGCTCCTACCTTACAGAACTAAACTTTGGGCAGAAGTGGTTAGTGGAAAAGTGTCCCATTCCAGGAggggccccactgaaatcaataagatagTTCATGTAGGATGGTGCTTTTCATGATGAGTAAAGTATTAGAGTGTGGCCCTTTATATCTGCCTAAAGTAAAGCTTTAGAGGGGAGATGGTTCTGAGCAGTtctcctcttcatgcttcagcaaATGCAGCTACTGCACCAGCAAGAGCATTGCTTACCTATGTGCAATGAGTTTGACAGGTCCCAGCCCACTTCTCTAGGGCCTGGTGTCCACGTTGCAAAACCCCTCTCACGCTTGGCCCTAAATGACACCTTTATTGGTAATGTGGCCTAGCAGatagagcactgaactgggactcgggagacctggctctgccattggcttGCTGGGTGACTTGGGGCAAGTCACACCATTGgtctgtgccccagtttccccctctgtaaaataggggtGATGCaactgacctcctttgtgaagcactttgagatccatggatgaaaagtgccatggaagagctaggtattattattactgaCAGTCTCAGCAAAGACCCCCCATGAGTGTGTGGCTCAGGAAGACTATAAACTACCTTCTTCCTCTGTGATGTCACCCTGCCAGGGCATGAATGAGGCACAAAGGTAGGGtaaatgggggcaggggagagaattTCAAATGCCTGAATGGGCCTGTTTTATGACTGGGGAGGACAGCAGGTTCTAACTCTGTCCATCCAGCTCCcttcacaagcattaaattgACTCAAATTgtagaaaaaaaatacagagtTAAGTTTCTCTGTTCAGTCTGCAGTTGCCAGCCCTTTATATTGCTTCCCCTAGCTCTGGAATTGTCCTGATCTCAGATGGGCCCTGCAGAGGCTGTGGTAACACAAACAGTAATGAGTTGACTCTGGGCCATAGGTGCATTTTTGCCCCTGGGACTGGGTTGGGCTGTACCCCCTGGAGCCCCACAAGCTACTCACCTGCCGCCAGCTGCATCCAGGCACAGATTTTGTAGACAGTGGCTGAATTGCAGAAGAAGAACAGGCTGAAGCAGAGGATGCAGCCAATGATGAGGAAGGTGGAGATGCCCACGAAGAACATGGCTGTTTTGAAGGCACTGGAGGGGATGGTGCCAAAGTCCAGGGGGCTGCCCTTGCAGATGAGCTCGCCAGTCAGGGCATTGCCAATGCAGTAGGAGAAGAGGCCGAAGTAGCCGGCCTGCGGAGTGTCGATGCTGTCACCGATCCAGTAGGGTTGGATGAAGCTCACCACCATGATGACGGCAAAGCAGAGGGTGAAGAGCGCCCACAGCACCCCCATGGCCCGGGCGTTCCGCACGTAGTTGGTGTGGTAGATCCGGGCCGCTTCCTGAGCTGGCAGCATCTTCCCCATGGCGCGGCTGGGTGGGCTGCTTCTGGGCTGGCCCAGGGCTGGaggtgtggggccaggggctccctggctggtggggctgcCTCCTTGTGGGCACCAGGCTCAGGCTGTGGGCTCCCAGGGAAGTTAGTGAGGGGGGGAAGGTGCCCTGcacctgcacccccacccagggGGCAGCTCTAGGACCCAACCCAAAGCCCCGTGTTCAGGGCCCAGCTCTGGCGATCAAGCTCCGTGTCTAGATTCTCGGCTCCAGCCCCCGTGCCCGGGTCCGGGCCGGGATGGGCTGCTCGGCTCCCAGCCGCGCTCCTGGGGGACCAGCCGCTTCGCTTTGCTCCTCCCAGCCCCGTGTCTCCCGGCgccgctgcctcctcccccgcgtccgccgcgcccgcccccgcctgccgctcggttccccagcccagcctccgGCAGCGGGATcggccccctgctcctccccggaGCCCCCGGTCCGCTCCCTGGGCGCTGCGCTCCGGCTGGCTCCGGGAGCGCGATTCAGCACCGCGGAGAGCGCCCGCCGGGAAgccgcccggcccggcctgggCAAAGGGGCCGGAGGCGGCGGATCCTCGCCCTagggtgggggaggctgcccTGGGGGGATCGCGCCTTGTGAGCCCGCgggtgggggggctggatggagagATCTAGAGTGAGAACAAGACAAGAAGCCATGGCAcaggtccctgccccctcctacccccaggcacctgcgccccgcccccccgcacgcccctccccacctcccagacACGCTCTTCCTCCGTACATCATCCACTGCCTGCCCACCAGATAGGGGCCCCGCCCCTGTGCAAGCAACCAACCAGGGACTAGCCCCTGAATGGGGCCAGGGGGCTGTGCCTAAAACAAGGGACAGGAAAGGTGGGGAACCAGCCAAGCGGCTCTCGGGGCTTGTGGGGGGAAGGACAATGTGGttatagggccagatcttcagctgggggGAAATCACTGAacctccattgaagttaatggttcATTTagcccagctgaggatctgccctacAATCAGAGAAGTGATTGTATATACAGCACCATTTCtgtgcaggggggctggaacaatttgtgtagtgggggtgctgagtgccattgaaccaaactgtcaaccctggatatgatggaaaccaattcaagccagggggtgcggcagcccctCTCATTCCAGCACCTGTGTTTTTATgttttagtgctggtgaaagtgctGGATTGACCCTTCCACATGGGGAAGTCCTGTTTATTCGCAGCTCAGATACACCATCAGTGAGTTTTCTCCTTCTTACTCAGCCTAGCTGCCCCTTACCTAGCTGTATCTCTGCTGGCAATTTGGGGGGAAATCTTCCCCCATTGCACTAGCCTCAATAGTGCTAGCATTGGCCACAGCAAATGGTGGAGGCAGGATATTATGCCTGTCTCATCTAACCCTGTCCTGACATAGGTGTAAAGCAACCTTAGCCCCATCTCTGTGGCTGCGTCCAGGGGCAGAGCAGCATCGttgtttatttgtattgccaTATGCATAGGAGCCGCAGTCCTAGACCAGGACGCCATTGcatcaggtgctgtacaaaccccaaacaaaaggacagtccatgccccaaagGACCTACAAGCAAAGTGCAGTGCAACACACAGCGAGATTTCCCAATGATGTCGTTGCTTTcctgggaggagggatttaatCGATACCTCGGTGTTAGCTTTCAATATTGTCTGAACTCCTTTAAAAGGAAGAACTTTATTATTATTCTAGCTCATTTAGAAGGGATAATTTCATGTGCTGTAGCATATACTACTTACTGGAtgtttcactccatgcatctgatgaagtgggttctagcccacaaaagcttatgcccaaataaatgtgttagtctctaaggtgccacaaggattcctcattgtttttactgttATCTGAGATGATTGCACTGATCTGGAGAGGTTTCAGAGGACAGGGGAAGAGAGTTACACCAGAAATGTGCTTGACCCACAGGGATTGCCTTTCTGGTTTCCCAAGGGTGCTGCATCTACCAGGAGCAGGATGATGTTGACTCTGACGGCCAAGGTAAATGTTGGGATGGTGCTGAATTATTATGAATGACTAGTTGATATGAATGTAGTAAGGCTTGGTACATCTGAATTTGCTAAAGGATTCTCTTAGTATCAGATAGCATGCTGAAATTGCACTTGAATGCTGATAGAACTATGGATTATAAATGGTTAACCAGAGGCtctatgtgtgtgtattttagcTGATGCTTTtatcatgattaaggctatgttttagtcatgggtatttttagcaaaagtcatggacaagtcacgggcagtaaacaaaaattcacagcccatgacctgtccatgacttttgctATATACCactaactaaaacttggggggGGGCCCACAGGTGCTCTGGGGGGTGCGgtctgggggtgctgcaggtgctggagggggtggcCTGGGAACCCCACTGTGTTGGGGGGAGACGGGCAGCAGTGCACAgcccgggacccctgctggtgctggggatgggggaggagggcaacGGCAGCATGCAACCTGGGACCCCTGATGATGATAGGGGGGAGGGTTGGCagactccctacctggctctgaccagcatgtccctgcagatCCTAGTGGGAGGGAatgccggggtggggggctccacGCACTGCTCCCACCACAAGCGCCTGCtatgcagctctcattggctgggaaccacagccaatgggagctgccgggatggcgcctgcaggcagggacagcgtgcagagcccctggcccctccgcctaggagctgcagggacatgccggccacttctgcggagccccagcccccaaggtaagcactgccccaaacccctgccccagccctgagccccctcccacacccaaactgctgctgttgctgtcccaggggctgcccagccacAGGGCATATTTCAGGGGCATGTAACTCCTTTGAGAGTGAGGTGTATAAGTACTAATAACATCATATGTGCAGTGGCAGTTCCCCAGTTAATATCTAAAGAAGTCTGTGACCCTGTGGGACAGGGTCTCGGGATAGTCAACACCCTGCGATGAGGGATTTTTGTGGGACTTTTGGACCAGAGGGCCTCAGGGTAGCCAAAACCCGGCTCTGGGGGACATTTGACAGACCAAGTacttgagaagagaagagaagagaagagaagaagaggtcTCCATTGAGGACCGGTAGCTATACCTGCTTTGTTTGCAATCAGGATACTGTGTAGGGCCAATGTTGTAGGGCCTGAGGGTTTATGCTTGGGGAATTGAGGCTTGTTAAGAAGACATATTGTATAACCTTTTACTGCTTGTGTGAGTCTTTCTCAAATAAATTGCTGTGCATTAAGCAAATTGTATCTGAATTTTCACTGGTACAatctgcccagctgtgggccatTAAAGGTCTGTTTCAATGGTCAGGACAATAAAAAGAGGGGCTGGAGAAACTCACCTGCTGCTGACCATCTGTTACCGCTCAGGATGGCTAATAAAAAGGCTGCAAACTGAAAGGGTAGCAAACAAGTTAATCATTGTTAAAAGTGGACCGAGTGTAACAGGTGAGAAACCTGCCCGTTCCCAGAGCTGGGTTCCTTTTATCATCCAGTCAACCTGAGTatctgaaatgttttttaaagcaaatatatCCAAGAACAGGTGCTGTTTGCCAGATCCTTCTCGAGGCTCAATGCTGCCAAGTGTTTATCAGTAACGCTGTGGAGCTCTAGCAGACACTTTTCAGGAGTGCAAAGTACAACTGGACTGGCTGAGGAGAGAAGGTGGGCTGGATGTTTACAGGTTTTTGTCACAGTGCTCTGGCTAATTTATATTCAGATGCTACTAAATAGTTCTAATTAGACTATTTGCTCATTTCAGTGGAATGCCCACTCTTTTAGATGCATCTGGCTATACTGGAGAACTAAGTTTCCTAGCCCCCTTGTGGCACATTGTTTGGCACTGAAGTGGTTAAGTGGACTAGATTTACTGATACGGGTTTGCAAAGCAGCAGAATCAACTTTCATTTTATTATCGTATCCCTTTCAAATGAGGTAATAAGGGAGAGAGGCTTGTCTGGTGCTTAGATCATGGGACCGAGCGCCTGGAGTTCTGGAGTCTATTTCCGGCTTGGCCAACAAAGTCACCTTGTACAAGTCACTTTAGCTCTTTTGTGACTTGgcttccccttctgtaaaatgaggggACAGTGCTTCCCTAACTCCCTGGTCTGAATTCACAACTGGTGGTAAAACACGCTAAGGTCCTTGGAAGAGAGGTGCGATATAACTGCAGAGCAAAATAGAGttgtcatggagtccccgggcgatacTTTGggactgctccccacaaagccagtcaggactttggggagcctcctctcccttggagcagactgtcttcagggcaagaagctcacacagtttcaccttcctgggtctgaccttggagcattcagcatcctctgcccctccttgtgcttcccacagtgagtccgcccaggcggggttctggggaagccacagggtcctgcacacacaccccacttcgcagtcagacgtgactcttagccagccagtaaaacagaggtttattagatgacaggaacatggtctaaaaaagagcttgtaggtacagagaatgggacccctcagctgggtccattttgGGGACCAGTGAGTcagacaaccccgtctgcccacacttcccgtccccagccagctcccaactgaaaccccctccagcccctccttctctgctgagttcctttcccaggccaggaggtcacctgacctctttttctcccacacctttagcatccccttgcagggggaaaGGG
Proteins encoded:
- the LHFPL5 gene encoding LHFPL tetraspan subfamily member 5 protein — its product is MGKMLPAQEAARIYHTNYVRNARAMGVLWALFTLCFAVIMVVSFIQPYWIGDSIDTPQAGYFGLFSYCIGNALTGELICKGSPLDFGTIPSSAFKTAMFFVGISTFLIIGCILCFSLFFFCNSATVYKICAWMQLAAAAGLMIGCLIYPDGWDSNEVKRMCGDKTDKYTLGACTVRWAFILCIIGILDALILSFLAFVLGNRQDNLLPDDFKVENKEEGHE